A stretch of the Proteus sp. ZN5 genome encodes the following:
- a CDS encoding ShlB/FhaC/HecB family hemolysin secretion/activation protein yields MHKFKNINLFCFIFLLISKNSFSLNNENVNSNCFLIDKVDLTGSTLLDYRNISKVISPYLQQCLTLNDMQEVAKSITNNYIKKGYVTSQAIIPEQDLSNHKLVIKIIEGRIKDISINGISSRLVDIIFPSSKGKVLNLRDLEHGLEQLNRLTTAQYALDIQPSDSVGYSSVTINRKAKKLPLKNRLTIDNSGTETTGKILLTNTTTIDSLFGLGEQWIFSLKTNTDFPHAHYSRAYTASVNIPYGYWFYQYQLSDSSSSYSFQNNHKYIYKNKNKDQQFDISRLVYRDNKQRITLTGTLKHKKAKTQLAQQKLLINSPTLTSLSFSPEYTLSLHNGYLIINPTAEFGISLFGATPDYIADNSPRSHYRKLSLNLSYQYLFTDQFSYLTSFHSQYTPDNLYGSEKIAIDGIKAVRGYKEINFNANSGFYWRNEINILPITSFLSKWNFIFALDYGVAHSDQYETEKNKIIGSAIGASFYHSTFSSQILINKPVFYPKSLKPDCWSFYWSISLSI; encoded by the coding sequence ATGCATAAATTTAAAAACATAAACTTATTCTGTTTTATATTTTTACTCATTAGTAAGAATAGTTTTTCTTTGAATAATGAAAATGTAAACAGTAATTGCTTTCTTATTGATAAAGTTGATCTTACAGGAAGTACTCTATTAGATTATAGAAATATATCTAAAGTGATTTCACCGTATCTACAACAATGTCTAACATTAAATGATATGCAAGAGGTCGCTAAATCAATTACTAATAATTATATTAAAAAAGGTTACGTTACTTCCCAGGCTATTATACCAGAGCAAGATCTCTCTAATCATAAGTTAGTAATAAAGATTATTGAAGGCAGAATAAAAGATATTTCTATTAATGGTATTTCATCTAGATTAGTCGATATTATTTTTCCTTCCTCAAAGGGGAAAGTTTTAAATCTACGAGATTTAGAACATGGATTAGAACAGCTTAATCGGTTAACGACAGCGCAATATGCCTTGGATATTCAACCAAGCGATAGTGTGGGATATTCATCTGTAACTATTAATCGAAAAGCTAAAAAACTCCCTTTAAAGAATCGATTAACAATTGATAATTCAGGAACAGAAACAACAGGAAAGATCTTACTTACTAACACGACAACAATAGATTCTTTATTTGGCTTGGGTGAACAGTGGATTTTTTCACTAAAAACAAATACAGATTTCCCTCATGCTCACTATTCTCGTGCTTATACTGCAAGTGTGAATATCCCTTATGGCTATTGGTTTTATCAATACCAGTTATCTGATAGTAGTTCATCTTATTCCTTCCAAAATAATCACAAATATATTTATAAAAACAAAAATAAAGATCAGCAATTTGATATTAGTCGTCTAGTTTATCGAGATAATAAACAACGAATAACACTAACGGGAACGTTAAAGCATAAGAAAGCAAAAACACAGTTAGCACAACAAAAATTATTAATAAATAGTCCCACATTGACTTCTTTATCATTTAGCCCTGAATATACTTTAAGTTTACATAATGGATATTTAATCATTAATCCAACTGCTGAGTTTGGGATCTCTCTTTTTGGTGCGACACCTGATTATATTGCTGACAATTCACCTCGTAGTCATTATCGAAAATTAAGTTTAAATTTAAGCTATCAATATTTATTCACTGATCAGTTTTCCTATCTTACTTCATTTCATAGTCAATATACGCCTGATAATCTTTATGGTTCGGAAAAAATAGCAATAGATGGAATAAAAGCTGTTCGTGGATATAAAGAAATAAATTTTAATGCTAATAGTGGGTTTTATTGGCGTAATGAAATAAATATATTACCAATAACTTCATTTTTAAGTAAGTGGAATTTTATTTTTGCACTTGATTATGGTGTCGCCCATTCAGATCAATATGAAACAGAAAAGAATAAAATAATTGGAAGTGCAATAGGTGCTTCTTTTTATCATTCCACTTTTTCTTCTCAAATTTTAATTAATAAACCTGTGTTTTATCCCAAATCATTAAAGCCAGATTGCTGGTCTTTTTATTGGTCCATTTCTCTTTCTATTTAA
- the modF gene encoding molybdate ABC transporter ATP-binding protein ModF — MKHLQLNKTQFRLSDKLCLQIDNLAINEGESWAFVGSNGSGKTALANALSQEGILLSGEFISTFSRPISLSFEKLQKMIEEEWRRNNTDLLSEGEEDTGLTVAQVIQMQVKDDDRCFLLAKQFGVEYLLSRRFKYLSTGESRKILLIQLLMNKPDLIILDEPFDGLDVDSRRALNELLTLLHQQNLTIVLILNRFNDIPDFIQYAGLLINCELVANGKKEQVLSDSVIGQLSHSETLENLTLPEQDSPDAIPQLSPTLSPIVLKDGVVSYNDKPVLHHLSWEVKPQQHWQILGPNGAGKSTLLSLITGDHPQGYSNDLTLFGRKRGSGETVWEIKRHIGYVSNALHQSYRVSSTVKNVIISGFHDSIGIYQAITDKQLKLADEWLALIGLTAHANHPFHALSWGQQRLVLIVRALVKHPTLLILDEPLQGLDTTNRLLVQRFIDIMISHSNTQLLFVSHHQEDAPSCITHRLTFIKEGEIYRYQQEIC; from the coding sequence ATGAAACACTTACAACTCAACAAAACACAATTCCGCTTAAGTGATAAACTCTGTTTACAAATTGACAATTTAGCCATAAATGAAGGTGAAAGTTGGGCATTTGTAGGCAGTAATGGAAGTGGCAAAACCGCCTTAGCAAATGCATTAAGCCAAGAAGGTATTTTGCTCTCTGGTGAGTTTATCAGCACATTTTCTCGTCCAATTAGTCTCTCTTTTGAAAAACTGCAAAAAATGATTGAAGAAGAGTGGCGTCGTAATAACACAGATTTATTAAGTGAAGGTGAAGAAGATACTGGCTTAACCGTTGCTCAAGTTATTCAAATGCAGGTAAAAGATGATGACAGATGCTTTTTATTAGCAAAGCAATTTGGTGTTGAATATCTTTTATCAAGACGTTTTAAATATCTATCTACAGGTGAATCTCGAAAAATATTGCTTATTCAACTTTTAATGAATAAACCTGATTTAATCATTTTAGATGAGCCTTTTGATGGGTTAGATGTTGATTCTCGCCGTGCTTTAAATGAATTGTTAACACTATTACATCAACAAAATCTGACTATCGTACTCATTCTAAATCGTTTTAATGATATTCCTGATTTTATTCAGTATGCAGGTCTACTGATTAATTGTGAATTGGTAGCCAACGGCAAGAAAGAACAGGTTTTATCTGACTCAGTAATAGGCCAATTATCTCACAGTGAAACGCTAGAAAATCTCACATTACCTGAACAAGATTCACCTGATGCCATTCCTCAATTATCACCGACTCTTTCTCCTATCGTGCTAAAAGATGGTGTAGTGAGCTATAACGACAAACCTGTTCTTCACCATTTAAGCTGGGAGGTAAAACCTCAGCAACATTGGCAGATTTTAGGCCCTAATGGTGCAGGGAAATCGACACTATTAAGTTTAATTACGGGTGATCACCCTCAAGGCTACAGCAATGACTTAACGCTATTTGGCCGTAAAAGAGGAAGTGGTGAAACAGTATGGGAAATTAAACGCCATATCGGTTATGTCAGTAATGCCTTACATCAGAGTTACCGTGTTTCTTCAACGGTAAAAAATGTCATTATTTCAGGTTTCCATGACTCTATTGGCATTTATCAAGCGATTACAGATAAACAGCTAAAACTTGCTGATGAATGGTTAGCGTTAATTGGTTTAACTGCACATGCTAATCATCCATTTCATGCCTTATCTTGGGGTCAGCAACGCTTAGTGTTAATTGTTAGAGCATTAGTTAAACACCCTACCTTACTTATTCTTGATGAGCCATTGCAAGGATTAGACACAACGAACCGGCTCTTAGTACAGCGTTTTATTGATATCATGATAAGCCACAGTAATACGCAACTTTTGTTTGTGAGCCACCATCAAGAAGATGCGCCATCGTGTATTACTCATCGATTGACTTTTATTAAAGAAGGCGAAATTTATCGTTACCAGCAAGAAATTTGTTAA
- the gpmA gene encoding 2,3-diphosphoglycerate-dependent phosphoglycerate mutase, whose amino-acid sequence MAVTKLVLVRHGESVWNKENRFTGWTDVELSEKGRNEAQEAGKLLKAEGFVFDYAYTSVLKRAIHTLWNILDQVDQQWLPVEKCWKLNERHYGALQGLNKAETAEKYGDEQVKQWRRGFAITPPELTKDDERFPGKDPRYASLTAAELPLTESLALTIDRVTPYWEEVIKPRVASGEKVIIAAHGNSLRALVKYLDNMSEDEILELNIPTAVPLVYEFDENMKPIKRYYLGNADEIAAKAAAVANQGKAK is encoded by the coding sequence ATGGCAGTAACTAAGCTTGTGCTAGTTCGACACGGTGAAAGTGTATGGAACAAAGAAAACCGTTTTACAGGCTGGACTGACGTTGAGCTGTCCGAAAAAGGCCGTAATGAAGCGCAAGAAGCAGGTAAACTGCTGAAAGCTGAAGGTTTCGTTTTTGACTATGCATATACTTCTGTTCTGAAACGCGCAATTCACACCCTGTGGAACATTCTTGATCAAGTTGATCAACAATGGCTGCCAGTTGAAAAATGCTGGAAATTAAACGAACGTCATTACGGTGCTCTGCAAGGCTTAAACAAAGCTGAAACTGCTGAAAAATACGGTGACGAGCAAGTTAAACAATGGCGTCGTGGTTTTGCTATCACTCCACCAGAATTAACTAAAGACGATGAACGTTTCCCAGGTAAAGATCCTCGTTATGCATCTTTAACTGCGGCAGAACTGCCATTAACAGAAAGCCTAGCATTAACTATCGACCGTGTAACACCATACTGGGAAGAAGTTATCAAACCACGTGTTGCTTCTGGTGAGAAAGTTATTATTGCAGCTCACGGTAACTCACTGCGTGCTCTGGTTAAATACCTAGACAACATGAGCGAAGACGAAATTCTTGAGCTGAATATCCCAACAGCTGTACCTTTAGTTTACGAATTTGATGAAAACATGAAACCAATCAAACGTTACTACTTAGGTAATGCTGACGAAATCGCAGCAAAAGCAGCCGCTGTTGCTAACCAAGGTAAAGCAAAATAA
- a CDS encoding tetratricopeptide repeat protein — MKLKIATILFIIIMFIIMFVLFPFKEDKINDPSPSLFKQSLSHYQLYLGDIYFAKNDKNKARKFYLLSAYNENAEAQAKIGFFYMKGDLFFPKDYEIAIEWLLKSADKNNPRAQTYIAYLYSKGLGVEKNIKISMNWYLKSAAQGFGMAQNNLGVLYFEGNGVIQDYQQAMEWYLKATSNGYIKANNNIAYSYQHGLGVEQNYQKAMTFYLKAAEDNDPSAIYNIGYLYEKGLGVIADKEKACEWYQKSYELGFKPAKFRLDLLKVHD; from the coding sequence ATGAAATTAAAAATAGCTACCATTCTATTTATTATTATTATGTTTATAATAATGTTTGTTTTATTCCCGTTTAAGGAGGATAAAATAAATGATCCTTCTCCCTCTCTATTTAAACAAAGCCTTTCACATTATCAGCTTTACTTAGGCGATATTTATTTTGCTAAGAATGATAAAAACAAAGCCCGCAAATTTTATTTATTATCTGCTTATAACGAGAATGCGGAGGCTCAAGCAAAAATAGGTTTTTTCTACATGAAAGGAGATCTTTTTTTTCCAAAAGATTATGAAATAGCAATAGAATGGTTATTAAAATCAGCAGATAAAAATAACCCTCGAGCACAAACATATATTGCTTATCTGTATAGTAAAGGTCTTGGTGTAGAAAAAAATATTAAAATATCTATGAACTGGTATTTAAAATCTGCAGCTCAAGGATTTGGGATGGCTCAAAATAATCTTGGTGTTCTATATTTTGAAGGAAATGGTGTTATTCAAGATTATCAACAAGCAATGGAATGGTATTTAAAAGCAACTAGTAATGGATACATTAAAGCAAACAATAATATTGCTTATTCATATCAACATGGCTTAGGAGTTGAGCAGAATTATCAGAAAGCAATGACCTTCTATTTAAAGGCGGCTGAAGATAATGATCCCTCAGCTATTTATAATATCGGTTATTTATATGAAAAAGGATTGGGTGTCATTGCTGACAAAGAAAAAGCATGTGAATGGTATCAAAAGTCATATGAGCTTGGGTTTAAACCCGCTAAATTTAGACTTGATCTATTAAAGGTACATGACTAA
- the aroG gene encoding 3-deoxy-7-phosphoheptulonate synthase AroG: MNYQNDDLKITQINELLPPVALLEKFPATDNAAFTVRHAREAIHQILAGKDDRLLVVIGPCSIHDPKAALEYAQRLSLIREELKDKLEIVMRVYFEKPRTTVGWKGLINDPHMDHTFDINEGLRIARNLLLTINDSGLPTAGEFLDMITPQYVADLMSWGAIGARTTESQVHRELSSGLSCPVGFKNGTDGTIKVAIDAINAAGSPHCFLSVTKWGHSAIVRTAGNGDCHIILRGGKEPNYSAEHVATVKEGLKKAGLPQNVMVDFSHANSCKKFEKQMEVGADICQQISSGEKALIGVMVESHLVEGSQSLESSEPLVYGQSITDACIGWDDTEILLRQLADAVVARRG; the protein is encoded by the coding sequence ATGAATTATCAAAATGATGACCTTAAAATAACACAAATTAATGAACTCTTACCGCCAGTTGCTTTATTGGAAAAGTTTCCAGCAACTGATAATGCGGCTTTTACAGTTCGTCATGCCCGTGAAGCTATTCATCAAATCCTAGCAGGAAAAGATGATCGTCTATTAGTGGTAATTGGACCTTGTTCTATTCATGATCCAAAAGCTGCGTTGGAGTATGCGCAACGTTTAAGTCTTATTAGAGAAGAGCTTAAAGATAAACTTGAAATTGTTATGCGTGTTTATTTTGAAAAACCACGTACAACAGTAGGCTGGAAAGGTTTAATTAATGATCCTCATATGGATCATACCTTTGATATTAATGAAGGTTTACGTATTGCTCGTAATCTTTTATTAACCATCAACGATAGTGGCTTGCCAACAGCTGGCGAGTTTTTAGATATGATAACGCCTCAATATGTTGCTGATTTAATGAGTTGGGGTGCAATTGGTGCTCGTACTACTGAATCTCAGGTACACCGTGAGCTATCTTCTGGTTTATCTTGTCCTGTTGGTTTTAAAAATGGTACAGACGGGACTATTAAAGTTGCTATTGATGCAATCAATGCAGCTGGATCGCCACACTGTTTTCTTTCTGTCACTAAATGGGGCCATTCAGCCATTGTGCGCACAGCAGGTAATGGTGATTGCCACATTATTTTACGTGGTGGTAAAGAGCCAAATTACAGCGCTGAACATGTTGCAACAGTAAAAGAAGGGCTTAAAAAAGCAGGTTTACCACAAAATGTGATGGTTGACTTCAGCCACGCCAATAGTTGCAAGAAATTTGAGAAACAAATGGAAGTTGGTGCTGATATTTGCCAACAAATTAGCTCAGGTGAAAAAGCATTAATCGGCGTTATGGTTGAAAGCCATTTAGTGGAAGGTAGCCAGTCATTAGAAAGCAGTGAACCATTGGTTTACGGTCAAAGTATCACTGATGCTTGTATTGGTTGGGATGATACTGAAATACTGTTACGCCAATTAGCAGATGCGGTTGTTGCTCGTCGCGGTTAA
- the pnuC gene encoding nicotinamide riboside transporter PnuC: MDVMSWFSINNILVNIPLGDGGYPLSWIEAVGTIAGLLCIWLASQEKIINYLFGLINVTLFAIIFFQIQLYASLLLQIFFFAANIYGWYAWSRVNDFEQATLRIRWLKSSHRLFLIVVSIAAIAALTFNIDTVFGYLAVVAVDILNVFGASLPTPVLEPDAYPFWDSTMTVLSIVAMILMTRKLVENWLVWSVINVISIVIFYKQGVYAMSVEYIILLAIAINGSRLWIKTAKRSSRNNYLS, from the coding sequence ATGGATGTGATGAGTTGGTTTAGTATCAATAATATTTTAGTCAATATCCCACTCGGAGACGGTGGATATCCACTCTCATGGATTGAAGCTGTTGGCACCATCGCTGGTCTATTGTGTATTTGGCTTGCAAGCCAGGAAAAAATTATCAACTATTTATTTGGACTTATTAATGTCACCTTGTTTGCCATTATTTTTTTCCAAATTCAACTATACGCAAGCTTACTCCTTCAAATATTTTTCTTTGCCGCTAATATTTATGGATGGTATGCATGGAGTAGAGTGAATGACTTTGAACAAGCTACACTGAGAATACGTTGGTTAAAATCGAGTCATCGTCTCTTCTTAATCGTTGTTTCGATAGCTGCTATTGCTGCCCTTACTTTCAATATTGATACCGTATTTGGCTATTTAGCCGTTGTTGCTGTTGATATATTAAATGTCTTTGGTGCAAGTTTACCTACGCCAGTTCTTGAACCTGACGCTTACCCATTCTGGGACTCTACAATGACAGTTCTTTCCATTGTGGCGATGATCTTAATGACACGGAAATTAGTTGAAAACTGGCTAGTTTGGTCAGTTATTAACGTGATTAGTATTGTTATATTCTACAAACAAGGCGTTTATGCAATGTCTGTTGAATATATCATCTTACTGGCTATTGCTATTAATGGTTCTCGTTTGTGGATCAAAACAGCAAAACGCTCTAGCAGAAATAATTATCTCTCCTAA
- a CDS encoding aminoglycoside 6-adenylyltransferase codes for MEPTTRLIDRMLSFALLDPRIEAVVLTGSLGRNRKIDSYSDIDIELIGYGATELAKNQHWLSQFGDALVSLQLECEDPKSKFWPIYLHVLAQGRKMDIMMAEPERIFNMKTEGLSPVYQRGYQILLDKTSLCDGLPEISTITPPMLSKEQACNNAQEFWFEATQVAIAILRHEFWSANYRMNDMREWLIALLEQVALHDTPTQDVWYQGKNLKEWLPKFYSLRSLESTLAMSTPYEAAATLSIMMKFFLDASKRLNHPIDTAIKTQELVSDWLIDNEFLTENEYTQITSSIIYHY; via the coding sequence ATGGAGCCAACAACACGTTTAATCGATCGCATGCTATCTTTTGCTCTCCTCGATCCTAGAATTGAGGCAGTAGTACTAACAGGATCGTTAGGACGCAATAGAAAGATAGACAGTTATTCTGATATTGATATAGAGCTTATCGGTTATGGTGCGACAGAGCTCGCAAAAAACCAACATTGGTTATCACAATTTGGTGATGCTCTTGTCAGCTTACAGTTAGAGTGTGAAGATCCCAAAAGTAAGTTTTGGCCTATTTATTTACATGTTTTAGCTCAAGGCCGCAAAATGGACATTATGATGGCAGAACCTGAGCGTATTTTTAACATGAAAACTGAAGGACTTAGCCCAGTTTACCAGCGTGGATATCAAATCTTACTTGATAAAACGAGTTTATGTGACGGGCTTCCTGAAATTAGCACTATAACGCCCCCTATGCTTTCAAAAGAGCAAGCATGTAATAATGCTCAAGAATTCTGGTTTGAGGCAACACAAGTCGCTATAGCCATTCTACGACATGAATTTTGGTCTGCTAATTATCGTATGAATGATATGCGTGAATGGCTGATAGCATTACTTGAACAAGTTGCGCTGCACGATACCCCAACACAAGATGTTTGGTATCAAGGGAAAAACTTAAAAGAATGGCTACCTAAATTTTATTCATTGCGTTCATTGGAAAGTACTCTTGCTATGAGTACACCCTATGAAGCAGCAGCAACACTTTCTATTATGATGAAATTTTTTCTTGATGCATCGAAACGCCTCAATCACCCTATTGATACAGCAATAAAAACGCAAGAATTGGTCAGTGATTGGTTAATCGATAATGAATTTTTGACTGAAAATGAATACACCCAAATCACGTCATCAATTATTTATCATTACTGA
- the cpoB gene encoding cell division protein CpoB encodes MNNSNFRPFLMSLLLLVGVAAPVAAIAQAPISNIGSGSTDERLAQLERFSNAHSQLLTQLQQQLADSQRDIDMLRGQIQENQYQLNQVVERQRNIYQQLDSLGGGASTSTEATQPDNTASSTPSAATSSGKGDEKADYNAAIDIVLNSKDYDKAIVELNNFINNYPKSSYQSNAQFWLGQMYYLKGNKDQAASTFAIVVKNYPKSQKASEAFYKIGLIMQEKGQKDNAKAVYQQVIKQYPNSAGAKLAQKQLGTL; translated from the coding sequence ATGAACAACAGTAACTTCAGACCTTTCTTGATGAGTCTGTTGTTACTGGTTGGCGTAGCGGCTCCTGTAGCCGCTATTGCCCAAGCGCCAATCAGTAATATCGGTTCAGGTTCGACCGATGAACGACTCGCCCAACTTGAGCGTTTTTCAAATGCTCACAGCCAGCTTTTGACCCAATTACAGCAACAACTCGCTGATTCTCAGCGTGATATTGATATGTTACGTGGTCAAATTCAGGAAAATCAATACCAGTTAAATCAAGTTGTTGAACGCCAACGCAATATCTATCAACAATTAGATAGCCTTGGTGGTGGAGCTTCAACATCAACCGAAGCCACTCAACCTGATAATACTGCTTCTTCAACACCTTCTGCTGCAACTAGTTCAGGAAAAGGTGATGAGAAGGCCGATTATAATGCAGCAATTGATATCGTATTGAATTCTAAAGATTACGATAAGGCGATTGTTGAATTAAACAACTTTATCAATAACTATCCAAAGTCTAGCTATCAATCAAATGCACAATTTTGGTTGGGTCAGATGTATTATCTAAAAGGTAATAAGGATCAGGCTGCAAGCACATTTGCTATCGTTGTTAAAAACTATCCAAAATCTCAAAAAGCAAGTGAAGCCTTTTATAAAATTGGTTTGATCATGCAAGAGAAAGGGCAAAAAGATAATGCTAAAGCTGTTTACCAACAAGTGATTAAGCAATATCCAAATAGCGCTGGCGCTAAATTAGCGCAAAAGCAGCTAGGAACACTCTAA
- the pal gene encoding peptidoglycan-associated lipoprotein Pal — protein MQLNKVFKGLMLALPLVAVAACSSNKNEDQTDTSNVPVVEQGPTAEELARQQLEQLKQQNIVYFGFDKYDISSDYANLLDAHAAFLRANPSVRITVEGHADERGTPEYNIALGERRANAVKMYLQGKGVSADQLSIVSYGKEKPAVLGHDEAAYAKNRRAVLDY, from the coding sequence ATGCAATTAAACAAAGTGTTTAAAGGGTTGATGTTAGCATTACCACTCGTTGCTGTTGCAGCATGTAGCTCAAACAAAAACGAAGATCAAACTGATACAAGCAATGTACCAGTTGTTGAACAAGGTCCTACTGCTGAAGAATTAGCACGTCAGCAATTAGAACAACTGAAACAACAAAACATCGTTTACTTCGGTTTTGACAAATATGACATTAGCTCAGACTACGCTAACCTGTTAGATGCACACGCTGCATTCCTGCGTGCAAATCCATCAGTACGTATCACTGTAGAAGGTCATGCTGACGAACGCGGTACTCCAGAATACAACATCGCTCTGGGCGAACGTCGTGCTAACGCTGTGAAAATGTACCTGCAAGGTAAAGGCGTATCAGCTGATCAACTGTCAATCGTTTCTTACGGTAAAGAAAAACCAGCTGTACTGGGTCATGACGAAGCCGCTTACGCGAAAAACCGTCGTGCAGTACTGGATTACTAA
- the tolB gene encoding Tol-Pal system beta propeller repeat protein TolB, producing the protein MKQALNVIFGLLILCVTTLANAEVRIEITQGVNTARPIGVVPFKWEGTGQMPEDVAGIIAADLRNSGKFNPIDVSRIPQQPVTASEVQPALWTALGIDSVVVGRVQPSADGQYLVSYQLVDVAGSPGAVLSQSEFKVPSKWLRYSAHTASDEVFEKLTGIRGAFRTRIAYVVVTNGGAYPYELRVSDYDGFNQDRVYRSSQPLMSPAWSPDGAKLAYVTFESGQSALVVQTLATGEIRQIASFPRHNGAPSFSPDGSKLAFALSKSGSLNLYVMDLASGNMTQVTNGRSNNTEPTWMPDGQTLVYTSDQGGNPQIYKVNINGGTPERITWEGKQNQNPAVSPDGSFLVMVSSESGRQHIAKQDLETNSVQYLTDTFLDETPSIAPNGTMVIYSSTQGLGTILQLVSTDGRFKARLPATDGQVKAPAWSPFM; encoded by the coding sequence ATGAAGCAGGCATTAAATGTTATTTTCGGACTTTTAATATTATGCGTAACCACTCTGGCTAACGCTGAAGTTCGAATTGAAATTACACAAGGGGTGAATACTGCACGCCCTATCGGTGTCGTTCCTTTTAAATGGGAAGGTACTGGTCAAATGCCAGAAGATGTTGCTGGTATCATTGCAGCTGATTTACGAAATAGCGGAAAATTCAATCCAATTGATGTATCTCGTATACCTCAACAACCGGTTACTGCTTCTGAAGTCCAGCCTGCACTTTGGACTGCATTAGGCATTGATTCTGTTGTTGTGGGACGTGTGCAACCATCAGCGGATGGTCAATATTTAGTTAGCTATCAGTTAGTGGATGTTGCTGGCTCACCAGGTGCGGTTTTATCTCAAAGTGAGTTTAAAGTGCCATCTAAATGGTTACGTTACTCTGCACATACTGCTAGTGATGAAGTTTTTGAAAAACTGACTGGTATTCGTGGTGCATTCCGTACACGTATTGCTTATGTTGTTGTGACAAATGGTGGCGCATATCCTTATGAATTGCGCGTTTCAGATTATGATGGATTTAACCAAGATCGTGTTTATCGTTCATCACAGCCATTAATGTCACCAGCATGGTCGCCAGATGGTGCTAAACTTGCTTATGTGACCTTTGAAAGTGGTCAATCTGCTTTAGTTGTACAAACATTAGCAACGGGTGAAATTCGTCAAATTGCATCATTCCCAAGACATAATGGTGCGCCTTCGTTTTCACCTGATGGTTCTAAACTTGCATTTGCTCTTTCTAAGAGCGGTAGCTTAAATCTGTATGTTATGGATTTAGCGAGTGGGAATATGACACAGGTAACCAATGGCAGAAGTAATAATACCGAGCCAACTTGGATGCCAGATGGACAAACTTTGGTCTATACTTCAGATCAAGGTGGAAATCCTCAGATTTATAAGGTTAATATTAACGGTGGAACACCAGAGCGTATTACTTGGGAAGGTAAACAAAACCAGAACCCAGCAGTAAGCCCAGATGGTAGTTTCTTAGTTATGGTGAGTTCTGAAAGCGGTAGGCAACATATCGCTAAGCAGGATCTGGAAACGAATTCCGTACAATATCTAACAGATACGTTTCTGGATGAAACTCCAAGCATCGCGCCTAACGGCACAATGGTTATTTATAGCTCTACACAAGGCTTAGGCACCATTTTGCAGCTAGTATCGACTGATGGACGTTTCAAAGCGCGTCTTCCGGCGACTGATGGTCAGGTTAAAGCACCTGCCTGGTCACCGTTTATGTGA